The DNA region TTGGGATTCTTTGGATGGGCTTTTGACATAggaatgataaaatataaatacaatatGTACCAATTCTCTAAATTTTCATCCAAGGCTTATTAAAAATGCAATAAACGCAAAAGCTTGTTCAAGGACACGTTTGAAAATTCTTGAGCTTAAAAGCAAGACAAAGAACATATTTATACTAATACTTAAGCACAAATAGATGGAGTTCGCTGCGCGAACCAAGAAACCAAATATTATGATTGTCCATAATGATTTTCATCTTCCATCCATTTTCATCATGTATTATATGCTCTTGCAAATCCATGTTCTCCACTTCTCTTTTCACTCTCATCATCCAAGTAATTTTTAGTCCCCTTTTTTTCTCCCCAAGAACATATTTATACTAATACTTAAGCACAAATAGATGGAGTTCGCTGCGCGAACCAAGAAACCAAATATTATGATTGTCCATAATGATTTTCATCTTCCATCCATTTTCATCATGTATTATATGCTCTTGCAAATCCATGTTCTCCACTTCTCTTTTCACTCTCATCATCCAAGTAATTTTTAGTCCCCTTTTTTTCTCCCCAAGAACATATTTATACTAATACTTAAGCACAAATAGATGGAGTTCGCTGCGCGAACCAAGAAACCAAATATTATGATTGTCCATAATGATTTTCATCTTCCATCCATTTTCATCATGTATTATATGCTCTTGCAAATCCATGTTCTCCACTTCTCTTTTCACTCTCATCATCCAAGTAATTTTTAGTCCCCTTTTTTTCTCCCCAAAGTTCTAAACTTCCATTGTTCTTTCCTTGTTAATCATCTAGTGAGTGGTGGGTCCATTGCACACAACCATGCCAATGTAATTGGTTCTCCGTCACCCTACCTTAAAATTTTCCATTATAAATCCTCTTCTAAAATATACTCATTTAGACATTTGTCTCGTAAGGGTAACCTGCGCATCCATATCATCATAAACATCTCGATTCTTGATTAAGTCTATCTTCTTACTATAACCTTTGCTTAATGCCAAAAATTCTAGTTCTATCTAGGCTATTGACACTTTATCCTTGGCGAAAATTCCATAATTACATAGTACCACTATTGCTCGGCTCCAATTAAGTCATGAATACTTATCCTATAAAGTACACCTTGGTGTATCTGCATACCTAATTGATCAAAGATACTTGAAAATGACTTAAGTTAAAGCTTTTTATCAAATGTTAAATTTAACAACAATACACAACTAAACAAACAATGTCAAGAAGTCATACACATATAAAGGTCGATTGATGACAGAAAGAGGAACCACCAGGCGCCAAACTAACTAACACAAATTATAGTATCATCagtcaaaagtcaaaacctTAGTAAATTGCTTTAAGCAAGCAATACCAAAAATTAGAGccaaaattgaaaatctttgacTCCTACTACTAGATGAAAAGTAAAATCACACCATACCTAAGTCTTGGTGTTCAAAATTTTCAGTTAATGGCAAAAAAGCTAACAATCCATGCAATCTCCCAAAACTCAGAAGACAAAATCAAAATCCTATGCAATGCGTTTGTCAAAAACAAGTTTACAAAACCTCTCTCATATTCATGGAAAAAATCAAGGAATAATTGAACTGTATGGCATCTTCTTGCATTTAAAAAAGAACAAACAAATCATGCATTACCTACCTGATCTGTAGTCAGCTTTGGTTGCCCTTGAAGCCGTTGTAAACGATACTTGTAGACAAGGTGTCCTCTACAACCATTATCAGCCCAAGACTCAGAAACCTTACAAGAATAAAATAGAAAACTGATAAAATAACAAACCAAAAGGAATTGCAATTCACAATTGAAGACAATTGGCTCATATGATTAAATGATCAAATCTTGTTGACATAAAATCCTTCACTAGAACAGAAACATGAATGAACTTAAAACTTACCTTATACAACCCACCATATGAGTAAATCTTTCCTGAGTAACTATGAATATTTCGATGCCCACGTATAACTCTGATGGGAACAGATTGATCCATGCTATTCTGCATGACAAGTATcgataagaaaaaaattaagaggCCATGTGAGCACATCTATAAACTTTGTGGTAAGAGTGAGGGTCTATTAAAAGAGCAAACAAGAGTGGTCATTAGTTAGAGGGACTGACTCCAAACACTATAACCCCAAAATcgataaattatttaatagaTCTGCCTATACACAAAGAAGTCACTCACCTTAAGCGCAAGATTACCTCCAACCAATTTTTGATCCTTTTGTTGTAATTTACTACCAAGCAAGTCATGTCCACCCTGGCCAGTGTAAACAACATCATCTACATTATCTATGTCGTCTTCATACTGACCAGACATCACCACTGCCACTGCGATGGGTAAATTATACTTTTGAAGGTCTTCCTGCCCAGAAAAATCGgcatgaaaatcaaaaaaataagaacccataaaacGGTAAGAAATAAGACTACAAAGTAAAAATTATGGAGTGCGGTATAACCAATTACAAATTGTACTTCAATTGTCATATCAATCAAATCTAAGATGCATTACCCTTTTTTTGCTTTTGGCATGTCCTATATAATCAATGCCATTCAACCAATGACTATGAAAACCAATGGCCGCCATCTCACAGCGAGAATAAAATTGATAACCAACATCGATTCCTGCCCACAAATTAATGAAGCCATTATCAATGACACGGTTAACGAATTAAGAAATGGCTTCTTAGGTTAGATAGACCAACCAGGAAGATCACCAATCATCTTTTCAGGGTACAATATTTCGTTCTTTGCTTTCATCTGTTAACACCACATTTCAAAATGACTTATTAGATATTATGAGTAAGAAAATCTCATATATTTCCACTAGGAATTCAAAATCCATgcaaaaaattcatttatattGCACAAGTGTAATACAACATGAATTATGGTTACCATACTCGTATTTTGTAGAGttcgaattaaaaaaatagtacaATTTGTACTTAATTGTTCgctattttaataaaaattttgtgaTGAATTGGACTTTGTTTTTGAGTATGATTAAAGTTTATCATATCTAATCAACAAGATAACTTTAACTCATACATTGAAAAGAAATTGATATCACTAAAAAAAGGGTCAAATTTACGATAAAAAGAAACTATAGCAATTGAAATTTCTCTAAGCCCCAAAAAATCTAGGTcttaaaagaataatataacaaataaaaatacgtGGCTAGAAGGAGAGCTGTGGGGAAAGAATAAAAGGTCCTACCCTCAACTAGCGTTATTGTCTACGAGAAGAGAGATAGAAGAAGAAAAATACAAGCGCAGAAAGAGATTGCAACTATCGTAGAATATGTCATTACAATGTTCATCTTTGCTCTACTCTACTCTACTCTTATACAATAAAGATCAAAAATTTGAGTGTCTAGATCGAAAACGAACTTCGATTACAGACAATCGACCTAAATCTAAGTTTGTAGGGAATGTATAATTTTTATCTTGGAAAGGATCTCAATGCATGTGTTgaatcaataattattttttgaatgaTTCAAGGTGTAACTATATACATTTATGAACAAGGGATATATACTCAGTCAGAGATAACTAAATGCTTATTCTATCTCCCTAATGCCATTATGTGGTAGGAAGAGGATCCAAGGTTTCAAGAGGTCAATGTACTTAGTCTTACCCTAGTAAATAACAAGTGTAATTCAATAGCAAACATCATTTGTAACATAACATCAGTAAGAAGTACACATgatttaacaagtaattttacattataaattataatccaaaatcaatGAACCATAAATTTTTGACTCAATTGAAATTCCACACCATATAATGAAAGGAAATTTATAAGATCCATAGAGCTATAATTGTGCACTTATGTTCCAAAGAAGCAAAGAGTTAAAAAAGGCCATCTTTCGGTTGTTTGCTATTTTCATAGGATGGTGAAACTTGGTTACAAGCATAGTGTTTATTAATCCCATTACTACATCACAGCTCACAACTGCATTTTAAAGTCTTTTGAAGTTACTACGATTGCAATATAGGTTGTGATAACTACGAATGAAGAATCTTATGAAAATGGTTTTGTGACGAATATTGCATCCGAGATTTTGCACCGTGGTTACAATAGGAAATCGAGTCTAAGAACACTAGTTTAGAGAAAAATAAACCACAAATTAAAGTTATTGACaattaatatgaataaaaagAGCATTGATTGGGCTACTCAAATGCTATTTTGGCCTTATATAGTTCACCCAAATATCATCAAATTTTTTAGATTTAGGCAAAAGAACTTTGGTAAGGAGTTCCATTATGAGAGCTTACATAGTTGGGAACAAATGGGTTAGAATTTCACATGCCAACATATATCAATGCTCTTTATAATTTCAAGCACCAAGCATATCATCACATCACATAAAACAACTTCAAAGTGTTATTTTCTATAGCAAAGGAGAAAAAGTATAAATACTTACCTTTGAAAACGCCTTGAGGTCAGGTCGATTAGGACTCCTAAAATCTTTTTCCTACCAATTAAGGCAACAAATCAAATTTAGTGTTCAatccaaaaacaacaaaaatacttATTCTATAACAAAGAAGTGCCTTAAACAAAACCAAATCATAACAATAAGACAAGATTGAAATTAGATCAAATCTTGCCTTTGAATAAATATTACTCCAAGGCAACAGTAAGTTTAAAGCATATCTAGTCTGCATGTTTAGGGTCATATTTCAATAATAAGAATCCAAAACCTTGAATCTACAAATAGCACAAACCAAAATGCTTGAGCTTTGGTCAGTGTTGTGTCAACAATTACAACTATGTAAACTTCTATGACCTCTTCCCAAGACATATACAATGAGTTTTTTGCATCGTTTTAACATTCATAATGAATTCATAAACATTAACATTTGTTCATGATCCAAAGATGTTCATGAATCATGCACaacataatacaaattaaaagtgtaGGCATTTTGGATCTTAAGaaacattaattttaaattcaaaacaattttcatttgaaatggaagaattatttaaaaaaattatgaaccAATTATAGCATGACACATGATATTTTTAAACGGCTTACTTGGTGAAATTAAGTCAAGTCTATAGTTTGAAGGTAACTATTAAAGGTAtgagtattttaaaattactCAATGATTAGATTATTAAAAGTAGACGTCTCAAAGACTGTATTATTAAAATTGAAGTGCACGATTTCTCAAATATGTTGGAAAATCAttgggagaaaaaaaaaagaacacttGAAAACAAGGGGTAGTATTTCTTGATTCTCTCCTTGGATCACCTCATTTATTGCCTTACTCACGTActcattccttttttttttttacgtaGACACTAACAATTAAGTACCctatagttgatgatttgatGACTACAAAACTTATCATCTAAATCTTAATGTAATCCTTATTGTTGAATCTCAATAGGCAAAGTCATTCTTATGATGTACTACATTCACTCTATTTGGTTTaaatcaatttctttttcacaaTCTCCAAGAGAAAACTTTTGGTTTaaatcaatttctttttcacaaTCTCCAAGAGAAAACTTTGACTACAATTTTTCTTGTTACATACTTACACATTAATATAAGCATTGGAAGTTTGACATAAGAGTCAAAGtgtaagaaacaaaaaaaaggaaaatataccACGAGGCAAAAACAAGTAAACAACACATTATGGAATAAGGACTAACCTTCCACATATGGTAAAGATGCCTATATTACATGTTAATACAAAAAAGAGATAGTagataacattaaaaatatggATAAAAGAATCACATTAATAATCAAGTATTATGTTCATGCATATACATATTTACATGTTTTTTATCAATGAAATAATTAGTATGCTTCAAACTCTATCTCGAGAACACAAAAAATCATGCTTGCAATCATCGCAGTGGTCAAACATTAAGAATTTGTTCTTATAGCAACATTGCATAAATGGACATGATTAATATAAATAGTTACATTGAGAGAGTGACACAGTACTCTAcaacttgaaaattttcattttacaagaggaaagaaattgaaaaaaaatagaacgAAGCATTGTATATCAGATTATATATATCAAGAGAAGATcgagaaggaagagtagattcTATGTAAGAAAACAAACGGTTTCCtatcaaaataagttaattatattcaaattaatttttatttacggAAACTTTAGACCTTGAATTTTCTTTTAACTTATCATAGCAATAACGAATACATTATTAGTTTTAAATCCAGATCAGCCCTGAAATTTCGTAAAGCTATCTCATCCAAACATATTAAAGTTTTCAACCTAAAGAACAGTATTTTTAGACAAAAATAGTTAGAGTTGAAGGACATTTAAAATGGCCTAGCCACATATCTATGACTTCAAGTAGAACAAAAGATTTTGACCTTTTCGCAGAGTAATAAGAAAACAACATATCTCACCTTAGATGAAGAAgcttttgttttctttgttttgtcaTTGTCATCTTgattttgcttttgcttttcctCAGTCTCCTAGAAGAAGAAAAGAATGTAACATTTGATGTGTAAGAAATTAATGCTACAGCAAgaatatacttcaaaaattCATCCAAACAATCTATGTTTTCCTAGTTGGTatagtatttcaaattttcaataaacAACTGGCATCTTTGAAGTCATAGCTAGAAAAATAGCACCAACTAATTTTGGTAATACAAAAACTACAATAAACAAAGGCTTGCGCCTTTTCGTTAAATTTGGTATGTCATttaatctttcattcgtcattcttatCCTACCAATGCTGACTACATCCTAAACTTTCCATGTAGAGAAATAAGAATGACATGAACACAAAGTTTCTCTTTTTTCTAGCCACATCACAAATCTATTGCAATAGTAAGTAACACTGAAATTGAAATTACCTGAACAAATTGAAGGTAATATGTATTAAAAAGTCTCAAAGTCTCCTTTACCCTAGCATGGCTGCTTACAGCTTCCCCTTGTTTCATTGCTTTATTTGCGCATGCTTTTACGGTGGAAGTTAATTGCTGGGGTGAGTCACCATTAGAAGTAGATGTTATATCATTCACATATGAACACTCGAAATCAACTTTACATTCATCTTTAACATCACCATTTATAGTTCTCTTGGCACTACACTGGTCGGAATCAACAATTGGTCTCTTATGTCCAACAAAAGTCTCCTGTGGAGTTTCCTGATTGTCATCCTTCTGCTCAATATGAATTCTAGGGCTTAATCTTGATTGCGCTGGAGTGTTAACAAAAGTTTCCTCCTGATTTTCCTGACTTTTAGGGTTTAATCCGTTTTGCAATTGAGTCTCAGTTATCTGCTTCTCCTTTCCTAGAATACCACAAAACCGAGACATTTGTCTCCTTTCCGCACCAGATATCTTTGAAGTCTCAATTCCCTCATTAATCACACAATTATGACGAAGCCTAGGGCTACATCTTCTCTCAACTTGACAAACTGTAATGGCATCATCACACACTTCTTGAAGCATTTTACTTCCCTTATGAAGTCGAGGGCTCAATCTCCTCTGAACGGAAGACGATTCACCCGCATGACCGCCTACGACATTGCTCAATTCCCCCTTCACTTTAAATTGAAATGAATCTATACCCTTCCCAGAATCCATTCTATCCGTAATCACTAAAAAATTCTAGGTTAATCGATCTACACAACAACAATAATCCATAAAAATACTTTAATTTCTAACCAAATCAAGCTACATTAATAgaatatcaaaaatattaaagaataGAAGTATAGAACCAAAAAAACTGTACAGTAGAATAAAAATCAGCAACGTTTACTGCTAAATTCCAGCAACGACTACACTGAATATCAAATTATCATGAAAAACAACTAAAGaacaatttcttcattttaaatttgttcCCTTTTTTGGTactgaaaattttcaaaaaatagaatGGAGTTCAGGAACTATAAATCACGaaaaacaaagaagaaaaagCAATGAAATTGAAACACAGATAATAGCAGAACGAGTTACCAGGATTGCATGAGCAGTGAGTATTAACAAGAGTCTGGTTTTGTTCTTACTTTGGTCTTGCGACCGTTGAGTCGATGCGCAAAGGCTTTCTCCGACCTGTCTTTTTActctaatcttatttttttcaaaataggaaatttagtaaataaaaattggaggaaaaaaaaaggacggtttttttttaaaaaaaaaaattttaaaaaaaactgaagGGCGGGAACACGGAACAAAAAAATATCCATTTATGGAGTACTATGCAACTATGCAAGTCGGtgtaagaaaatttaaaataaatgagattatttatctacttaatttcaaatataagattcggaaaaatttatgtcccaaaataagcttccgtacgtccaagcctagcctcggataagtcgctgttactaacagcaaataaggggaaataaaaaaaatattaaaaagttgaaagtcgctgttactaacagcgactatcAGGTTTTTATTTTTCCAGACATCTTCTTCCTCAGTTCATTTCgcgattttgtttttcatttgcaATCCCTACaatttctccttcttcattccaacCTTGTAAgaaacttcaatccttcaactaaagtcatcaaatttcaagtttgtaccaATAATTAGTGTTGTAGTCTTCCTAGATCGAcctaaggtaattttttttgtgttttttttcaatattcgaaaaattagggtttgttgtgttttaattatcattttatataaaaatttgtctCTAATTGCTCATCTAAAATTTTTAAGTGATCATTTGcttataaataataatcattttaagacaccaatttaaagtcataattaattattttaatattgtaagtgatcattttaagattaaaaataattacttttaagACATTTCATTTTATATACATATTACTGTAAAATTGTCTCTTTTGAGAATTTGTCAAAAATTAGTGGAGTACATTATTACATACCATCAAAAAaatactcatttattttttatgctttgtttcttatttattcttttttcacTCCCATTAGCCCACAATTATTgcattattgttattttttttcgtaaaatggtgaaaaagagggagaaataaattcataatagagttaaaaaataaattaaaactagaATTTAGTATGTATTaggaggaaaaaaataaaaatggaacatgAAAGGGCTAATAAAGGTAAAAGCACAAATCTTATTACTCCTATATGTCTCACTATATAATTAATgctttgtttcttcttcttttttttcacTCCCATTAGCCCATGATTATtgcattattgttaattttttttcgtAAAATGATGAAAAGGAGGGAGAAATAAGTTCagaatagaattaaaaaataaataaaaactagaaTCCTGGTATCTATtaggaggaaaaaaaaaagaaaatcaatgagCCAATAAAGATAAAAACACAAATCTTATTACTCCTATATGTTTcactatataattaatattataataaatgatGATCATGTGGAAATACATTATGACATTAAATATCGCACTTTTTCTAACCTATACATCTAGTGCAAGAGGTTTAAATACtaattttagtaattattttgaattcaataGAAAGTATCTTCCAAAAGTAGtatatgtaataatattttagggaatattctattaaaatttcaaataactattaattttatcatttaaaCTTATGCATGTGTTGCATAAGTTAGAAAAAATGTATATCAATTATTAGTTGATTACACATTTACACTGCGGCAATATAAAAGAAGCCAATGAAAAATCCACATCTAATAGTCGATTACGTACTGTCAACATAAATGAAGTTAATATGAAATCTAAGTTTTCAATTGAAAATAGACCACATTAACTTTGTCTGTCACATAGTCATCCAATATCTCAtataaaattagggtttgaggGGAAGAACCCCTAGATTGCTTGTTACTTTCAAGTTTGAATTTTTGACGAACAATCatgtaaataatgtaataaattaatataatccTCAAAAAATTGGATGAGAGATTTTTAAATCTATTTAGGAATTAACCGTATGAAGATTGAGTATTTGcgttgtgactttagtgggacatcatTGATAGGGGAGTCAGAGGTGTCAATTGGTAAAGaagttgttaaaagtacgataaagtacaagtatttgggattgaTCATTCAAAAGGATAGGGAGATTGACAGAGTTGTCaatcatcgtatacatgcgagttggctcaagtggcgagcagcgaccgcagtgctatgtgataggaagttCCCAAGTcagttaaaaagaaaattttacagGGTGACAATCAGACTTGCATTGCTATATGGGACATAATGTTGCcttgtaaagaagatttttgaacataagatgaaagtcacagaaatgcgtatgctaagGTGGATATgcgggcacacattgatggatcgaattagaaaCCAAAAGTTTAGAGACAAGCTAGGGGTTGCCCCTATTTCtgaaaaaatgcgcgaaaatagttGAGGtgatttggacatgtgcagagaaagactttcgacgctcCTATGAGAAGGGTAAAAAGCATTCTAGTAGAgtgtaagaggagtcgaggaggACTCAGGAGAACTtgagatgagcaaataaaaattgacttgcatgagttaaacctctccgAAGACATGACTTGGGATACAGGTAATTGCAggcgtcatatccatgttttagactactaatTTCCTCTTCGATTACTCAATGGTGTTCTTGTTCTCTTACTTTTTCtcgtttctattattattagtattattgttttttattcttatttttttaatcgtttttacttatttattttatctatatgcattttatttatctttttcgtTACATAAACTTCTCATAATATTTTTCGAATCGGGGGACTCCCTTGGCCGCGctcctcctttatgggtataagtTGTCGTCGTCCTTCCCTCTTCAGATCTATCCATAaatagatatattttatattaaattcaaAGTTTCCATTTTTGAGGAGGATTACCACATAATTGATTCACTTATAAAATTTTACTCATGCACAAGATGAACGCTattatatattacttttttttgtgAAATATCATATCTCGGTGAG from Amaranthus tricolor cultivar Red isolate AtriRed21 chromosome 3, ASM2621246v1, whole genome shotgun sequence includes:
- the LOC130809026 gene encoding histone-lysine N-methyltransferase, H3 lysine-9 specific SUVH4-like isoform X1 — encoded protein: MDSGKGIDSFQFKVKGELSNVVGGHAGESSSVQRRLSPRLHKGSKMLQEVCDDAITVCQVERRCSPRLRHNCVINEGIETSKISGAERRQMSRFCGILGKEKQITETQLQNGLNPKSQENQEETFVNTPAQSRLSPRIHIEQKDDNQETPQETFVGHKRPIVDSDQCSAKRTINGDVKDECKVDFECSYVNDITSTSNGDSPQQLTSTVKACANKAMKQGEAVSSHARVKETLRLFNTYYLQFVQETEEKQKQNQDDNDKTKKTKASSSKEKDFRSPNRPDLKAFSKMKAKNEILYPEKMIGDLPGIDVGYQFYSRCEMAAIGFHSHWLNGIDYIGHAKSKKREDLQKYNLPIAVAVVMSGQYEDDIDNVDDVVYTGQGGHDLLGSKLQQKDQKLVGGNLALKNSMDQSVPIRVIRGHRNIHSYSGKIYSYGGLYKVSESWADNGCRGHLVYKYRLQRLQGQPKLTTDQVQFVRGCPLKTISELPGLVCRDISNGIEQHCIPVTNLVDDPPICPPEFTYIKSIEVADSVKLPANANGCSCKGNCSNPNTCACAKLNGPDLPYVGRDGGRLVEAKDVVFECGPNCGCKPGCLNRISQREIKYRLEVYRTPNKGWAVRSWDYIPSGAPVCEYFGVLRRSDELDNIAGNEYIFEIDCLHTINEIEGRERRFGNVNVSLAMASPNIDKKTLDGGPEFCIDAGSRGNVARFINHSCQPNLFVQCILSVHHDLRLARVVLIAADNISPMQCCRLRWKNSSTALFLRCTRLSETFILVFFSHVFACVVLKLTKHY
- the LOC130809026 gene encoding histone-lysine N-methyltransferase, H3 lysine-9 specific SUVH4-like isoform X3, translating into MDSGKGIDSFQFKVKGELSNVVGGHAGESSSVQRRLSPRLHKGSKMLQEVCDDAITVCQVERRCSPRLRHNCVINEGIETSKISGAERRQMSRFCGILGKEKQITETQLQNGLNPKSQENQEETFVNTPAQSRLSPRIHIEQKDDNQETPQETFVGHKRPIVDSDQCSAKRTINGDVKDECKVDFECSYVNDITSTSNGDSPQQLTSTVKACANKAMKQGEAVSSHARVKETLRLFNTYYLQFVQETEEKQKQNQDDNDKTKKTKASSSKEKDFRSPNRPDLKAFSKMKAKNEILYPEKMIGDLPGIDVGYQFYSRCEMAAIGFHSHWLNGIDYIGHAKSKKREDLQKYNLPIAVAVVMSGQYEDDIDNVDDVVYTGQGGHDLLGSKLQQKDQKLVGGNLALKNSMDQSVPIRVIRGHRNIHSYSGKIYSYGGLYKVSESWADNGCRGHLVYKYRLQRLQGQPKLTTDQVQFVRGCPLKTISELPGLVCRDISNGIEQHCIPVTNLVDDPPICPPEFTYIKSIEVADSVKLPANANGCSCKGNCSNPNTCACAKLNGPDLPYVGRDGGRLVEAKDVVFECGPNCGCKPGCLNRISQREIKYRLEVYRTPNKGWAVRSWDYIPSGAPVCEYFGVLRRSDELDNIAGNEYIFEIDCLHTINEIEGRERRFGNVNVSLAMASPNIDKKTLDGGPEFCIDAGSRGNVARFINHSCQPNLFVQCILSVHHDLRLARVVLIAADNISPMQVYSHRVGGSKILVC
- the LOC130809026 gene encoding histone-lysine N-methyltransferase, H3 lysine-9 specific SUVH4-like isoform X2, encoding MDSGKGIDSFQFKVKGELSNVVGGHAGESSSVQRRLSPRLHKGSKMLQEVCDDAITVCQVERRCSPRLRHNCVINEGIETSKISGAERRQMSRFCGILGKEKQITETQLQNGLNPKSQENQEETFVNTPAQSRLSPRIHIEQKDDNQETPQETFVGHKRPIVDSDQCSAKRTINGDVKDECKVDFECSYVNDITSTSNGDSPQQLTSTVKACANKAMKQGEAVSSHARVKETLRLFNTYYLQFVQETEEKQKQNQDDNDKTKKTKASSSKEKDFRSPNRPDLKAFSKMKAKNEILYPEKMIGDLPGIDVGYQFYSRCEMAAIGFHSHWLNGIDYIGHAKSKKREDLQKYNLPIAVAVVMSGQYEDDIDNVDDVVYTGQGGHDLLGSKLQQKDQKLVGGNLALKNSMDQSVPIRVIRGHRNIHSYSGKIYSYGGLYKVSESWADNGCRGHLVYKYRLQRLQGQPKLTTDQVQFVRGCPLKTISELPGLVCRDISNGIEQHCIPVTNLVDDPPICPPEFTYIKSIEVADSVKLPANANGCSCKGNCSNPNTCACAKLNGPDLPYVGRDGGRLVEAKDVVFECGPNCGCKPGCLNRISQREIKYRLEVYRTPNKGWAVRSWDYIPSGAPVCEYFGVLRRSDELDNIAGNEYIFEIDCLHTINEIEGRERRFGNVNVSLAMASPNIDKKTLDGGPEFCIDAGSRGNVARFINHSCQPNLFVQCILSVHHDLRLARVVLIAADNISPMQELTYDYGYALDSVVGSDGKIQVLPCFCGAPDCRKRLY